A region from the Vibrio sp. SS-MA-C1-2 genome encodes:
- the rodA gene encoding rod shape-determining protein RodA, whose protein sequence is MSLYNQHKKASIAERLHIDLPLLAGLLLLMGCALVIMYSASGMNMAMMERQAFRMVLSLGVMFILAQIPPRYYENWAPYLFGAGVILLLGVLFFGVSSKGAQRWLDLGFIRFQPSELLKLAVPLMVAKYIGSRPLPPKLSDIFIALGMVFLPTILIAKQPDLGTSILIAASGVFVIFLSGIRWRVILTAGVLVAAFLPILWFYLMHPYQKTRVLTLFNPESDPLGAGYHIIQSKIAIGSGGLFGKGWLHGTQSQLEFLPERHTDFIFAVIAEEWGLIGVLLLLTLYLFIIGRGLILASQAQTAFGRLMGGSIVLSFFVYIFVNIGMVSGILPVVGVPLPLVSYGGTSMVTLMAGFGILMSINTHKKLLSKAN, encoded by the coding sequence ATGAGCCTTTATAACCAGCACAAAAAAGCCTCGATTGCAGAGCGCCTCCACATTGATCTTCCGTTGTTAGCAGGTCTACTGCTCTTGATGGGCTGCGCATTGGTCATTATGTATAGTGCTAGCGGCATGAATATGGCCATGATGGAACGCCAAGCTTTTCGAATGGTGTTATCACTTGGCGTGATGTTTATTTTAGCGCAGATCCCTCCTCGCTATTATGAAAATTGGGCGCCATATCTTTTTGGTGCAGGCGTTATTCTTCTACTTGGGGTGCTCTTTTTTGGTGTCAGCTCAAAAGGAGCTCAGCGCTGGTTAGATCTCGGTTTTATCCGCTTTCAACCTTCGGAATTACTCAAGCTTGCAGTACCACTAATGGTGGCGAAATATATTGGTAGTCGTCCATTACCTCCAAAGTTAAGCGATATCTTTATTGCATTAGGGATGGTTTTTCTTCCAACAATTCTAATTGCAAAGCAACCTGACTTAGGTACCTCGATTCTTATTGCTGCCTCTGGGGTTTTTGTTATTTTCCTTTCCGGGATCCGATGGCGAGTGATTCTAACCGCGGGTGTATTAGTTGCGGCATTTCTCCCTATTCTCTGGTTCTATCTGATGCATCCTTATCAAAAAACTCGAGTGTTAACCTTGTTTAATCCAGAGTCAGATCCTCTTGGTGCGGGTTACCACATTATCCAATCAAAAATAGCGATTGGCTCAGGTGGTCTATTCGGCAAAGGTTGGTTGCATGGAACTCAATCTCAGCTGGAATTCTTGCCAGAGCGTCACACCGATTTTATTTTTGCGGTTATTGCCGAAGAGTGGGGGTTAATTGGTGTACTCTTATTACTAACTCTGTATCTCTTTATTATCGGTCGTGGTCTCATTCTTGCGAGTCAAGCCCAAACAGCCTTCGGTCGTTTAATGGGTGGCAGTATTGTCCTTAGCTTTTTTGTCTATATCTTTGTTAACATTGGTATGGTGAGTGGCATACTTCCCGTAGTAGGCGTTCCACTTCCATTAGTCAGTTATGGAGGGACATCAATGGTCACTCTGATGGCTGGATTTGGTATTTTAATGTCGATAAATACCCATAAAAAACTATTATCAAAGGCAAATTAA
- a CDS encoding septal ring lytic transglycosylase RlpA family protein produces MRVFCIFIVLLMAGCSSNSSERYDMKDDIAPAAPPSLAHIEDAQPRYEAPSKGGNKNYTVRSVNYQVLKNPDTYYQEGFASWYGKKFHGHLTSNGEIYDMYSMTAAHKTLPLPSYVKVTNKNNGKSIVVRVNDRGPFHEGRIIDLSYVAALKLDMLKTGTTAVSVELINVDKPTIDNVWQTPVVHQYMIQVAAIGDNVKANALAAELSEQLRIKHQIVKAKTVSRIQLGPIEDYKQAYILLDKIKNLGYPTAFLIEIPINSQTGS; encoded by the coding sequence ATGCGCGTATTTTGTATTTTTATTGTTCTGCTTATGGCGGGATGCTCATCAAATTCAAGTGAACGTTACGATATGAAGGATGATATTGCACCTGCAGCTCCCCCTTCTCTGGCTCATATTGAAGATGCTCAACCTCGTTATGAAGCACCGAGTAAAGGTGGCAATAAAAATTACACGGTGCGAAGTGTCAATTACCAAGTGCTAAAAAACCCAGATACCTACTACCAAGAAGGGTTCGCATCTTGGTACGGTAAGAAATTTCATGGGCACCTCACCTCTAATGGTGAGATCTACGATATGTACTCAATGACAGCGGCTCATAAAACTCTGCCTTTACCAAGTTACGTCAAAGTAACCAATAAAAATAATGGTAAAAGTATTGTGGTCAGGGTTAATGATCGTGGTCCTTTCCATGAAGGACGAATCATCGATCTTAGTTATGTCGCTGCGTTAAAACTCGATATGCTAAAAACAGGAACAACCGCTGTTAGTGTTGAACTCATCAATGTTGATAAACCGACCATTGATAATGTATGGCAAACTCCTGTCGTTCATCAATATATGATTCAGGTCGCAGCAATTGGTGATAATGTTAAAGCCAATGCATTAGCTGCGGAACTTTCTGAGCAATTGAGAATCAAACATCAGATCGTAAAGGCAAAAACAGTTTCAAGAATACAGCTTGGTCCCATTGAAGATTACAAGCAAGCCTATATACTGCTAGATAAAATTAAAAACTTAGGTTATCCAACCGCATTTTTAATAGAAATTCCAATAAATAGTCAAACAGGAAGTTAG
- a CDS encoding serine hydrolase — protein MKKSSLFRTLIISSTLLSSVSAFAAPAIVPQAPAIAAKGYILMDYHSGKILAESNAEKKLSPASLTKMMTSYVIGQELKSGDISKNDDVVISKEAWAKNFPGSSKMFLEVGDTVTVDELNHGIIIQSGNDACVAMAEHVAGSQGAFVDMMNSWAQTIGMKDTHFANVHGLDNPNLYTTPHDMARLAKAVIHDVPDEYDIYKIKSYTYNNITQYNRNTLLWDKSMNVDGMKTGHTDNAGYSLVSSATEGKMRLISVVMGTKSANARGAESKKLLNYGFRFFDTVSPHKANQTFVTERIWMGDKKEVTLGVTEDTYVTLPRGQVNDLKAHFILDKELKAPIHKGDTVGKLYYQVDGKNVAEYPLVALENVQQGGFFSRFIDYIMLLFQGWMS, from the coding sequence ATGAAAAAATCATCCTTATTCCGTACACTTATTATTAGTTCGACCCTGCTTAGCTCTGTCTCCGCTTTTGCAGCACCTGCGATCGTCCCTCAAGCGCCAGCAATCGCAGCAAAGGGTTATATTTTAATGGATTATCATTCAGGCAAAATATTGGCTGAAAGTAACGCAGAGAAAAAACTATCCCCTGCGAGCTTGACAAAAATGATGACCAGTTACGTCATTGGTCAAGAGTTAAAAAGTGGTGACATTTCAAAGAATGATGATGTTGTGATCAGCAAAGAAGCTTGGGCAAAGAATTTCCCTGGTTCATCAAAAATGTTCTTAGAAGTTGGCGATACGGTAACAGTTGATGAATTAAATCATGGTATTATTATCCAATCTGGTAATGATGCTTGTGTTGCAATGGCTGAGCATGTTGCAGGTTCTCAAGGGGCATTTGTCGATATGATGAACTCTTGGGCACAAACTATTGGTATGAAAGATACCCACTTTGCCAATGTTCATGGTTTAGATAATCCAAACCTTTATACCACGCCTCATGATATGGCTCGCCTTGCTAAAGCCGTTATCCATGATGTACCCGATGAGTACGATATTTACAAAATCAAATCTTATACTTATAACAATATTACCCAGTACAACCGTAATACCCTATTATGGGATAAGAGCATGAATGTCGATGGCATGAAAACAGGCCACACCGACAATGCAGGTTATAGTCTAGTCAGCTCAGCAACAGAAGGGAAAATGCGTTTAATCTCTGTTGTGATGGGAACTAAAAGTGCAAATGCACGTGGTGCGGAAAGTAAGAAACTTCTAAACTATGGCTTCCGTTTCTTTGATACGGTATCTCCACACAAAGCCAACCAAACATTTGTTACTGAACGCATTTGGATGGGTGACAAAAAAGAAGTGACATTAGGTGTGACTGAAGATACTTATGTTACGCTTCCTCGTGGTCAAGTTAACGATCTAAAAGCCCACTTTATTTTAGATAAAGAGTTAAAAGCCCCTATCCATAAAGGTGATACAGTCGGTAAACTTTATTACCAAGTTGACGGTAAAAATGTTGCTGAATATCCACTAGTGGCATTAGAGAATGTTCAACAAGGTGGTTTCTTCAGCCGCTTTATTGACTACATCATGTTACTTTTTCAAGGTTGGATGAGTTAA
- the ybeD gene encoding DUF493 family protein YbeD, whose protein sequence is MQEQEQATLRDLLEFPCQFSFKVMGYAKPELPDLVLEVIQRHAPGDYTPKITPSKKGTYDAVSVTITATNIDQVETLYKELGEIDIVRVVL, encoded by the coding sequence ATGCAAGAACAAGAGCAAGCAACACTACGTGACCTATTAGAGTTCCCATGTCAGTTTAGTTTTAAAGTGATGGGTTATGCTAAACCAGAATTACCCGATTTAGTATTAGAGGTTATTCAACGTCATGCTCCAGGCGACTACACTCCAAAAATTACACCAAGTAAAAAAGGCACTTACGATGCAGTTTCAGTGACCATTACTGCGACTAATATTGATCAAGTTGAAACACTTTATAAAGAACTTGGTGAGATTGACATCGTACGTGTTGTTCTTTAA